The Deltaproteobacteria bacterium genome contains the following window.
GGGAGAGGTGGCAGATCATGGGAGACAAACGTCACAGGTCGCTACGTAGACGCGATTGTAACTTTTTCCGGGCATAATGCAGACGACTCATAACCGTTCCCCGGGAGCACTGCAGGACCTCGCTAATCTCTTCGTACGAAAGGCCTTCGACTTCTCGCAGGAGTATGACCGCTTTATGCGCGGGCGTCAACTCATCGAGTGCCTCACGGATGCGCTCCCCTAATTCTTTGTCCTTGACTTTCTCGAATGGGTCCGTGTCCGCCGAATCCGGCATCGCTTCGATACCAGCGCTCTCCCCCTCGCCTTGATCATCGCGGTCGAGGAAAGGCTGGCGGTTTTTCTGGCGTTGACGGTCAATGGCGAGATTCACGGTGATTCGGTAGAGCCAAGTATAGAAACTCGCTTCTTCTTTGAATTTCTGAATACTTGTGAAAACCTTAGCGAACGCTTCCTGAGCGACCTCTAAGGCATCCTCTCGATCATGGACGATCCCGAACGCAATTGCCACAGTCTTCCGCTGATACCGCTCGACCAGTTCGCGAAATGCTTGCCGATTGCCGCTCTTGCACTGACGGACTAATTCCCAATCGCTTTGTTCCACAGCTTCCGCATGTTCTACAGACGGGTCGGGCCGCTGTTCTATTCAGGTTGACTTTTCTGGGGTTACTGTACCGGAGCGCCGCCGCACTTCAGCTCCGGCCTATTTTGGAAGAAGTGAAGTTCGGAGCGGTGAATTTCTCTAAAAGTTTAGCGTCGAAGGTACCAAACAGCCATTTCCTTGTCTAGCAACTTGACAATCGGCGTGGTTGGCATTAACAATTGCCAAGCCTCATGGAGGGGAAGAGAGGTAGGAGCGCCACCTCATAATAGCGCTCTCTACGACTAACACGTCATGATAGAAGTCCAGCATCTCACGAAACGTTACGGCGATCTTACTGCGGTCTCCAATATTTCCTTCAGCGTTGCTTCCGGTCAGATTCTCGGCTTCCTCGGACCGAACGGGTCGGGGAAGACGACGACTATGCGGATTATCACGGGGTTTTTGCCCGCCACGAGCGGCACGGTGAAAGTGGCTGGGTTCGATATCTTTGACGACTCGTTCGAAGTGCGTAAACGTATTGGCTACCTCCCCGAGACTCCGCCGCTATATAACGACATGACGGTGACGGCGTATCTCCGCTTCGTAGCGCGTATCAAAGGTATGTCACGAGGAGAGATTTCTGCGGCGCTCGACCGCGTCCTCGCTCGCTGCGGCTTAGGGCAGGTGGCGAACCGCGTGGCAGGCCAGCTCTCCAAAGGGTACCGCCAACGTGTCGGGCTGGCTCAAGCCATCATTCATAACCCTGAAGTCCTCGTACTAGATGAGCCGACGATCGGACTCGATCCTCAACAGATCATCGAAATCCGCACGTTGATTAAAGAACTCGCGGGTGCTCATACGGTCGTCCTTTCCACACACATCTTGCCGGAAGTGGCACAGGTCTGTGAGAAGGTCGTGATCATCAGTTC
Protein-coding sequences here:
- a CDS encoding sigma-70 family RNA polymerase sigma factor — encoded protein: MEQSDWELVRQCKSGNRQAFRELVERYQRKTVAIAFGIVHDREDALEVAQEAFAKVFTSIQKFKEEASFYTWLYRITVNLAIDRQRQKNRQPFLDRDDQGEGESAGIEAMPDSADTDPFEKVKDKELGERIREALDELTPAHKAVILLREVEGLSYEEISEVLQCSRGTVMSRLHYARKKLQSRLRSDL
- a CDS encoding ABC transporter ATP-binding protein; the protein is MIEVQHLTKRYGDLTAVSNISFSVASGQILGFLGPNGSGKTTTMRIITGFLPATSGTVKVAGFDIFDDSFEVRKRIGYLPETPPLYNDMTVTAYLRFVARIKGMSRGEISAALDRVLARCGLGQVANRVAGQLSKGYRQRVGLAQAIIHNPEVLVLDEPTIGLDPQQIIEIRTLIKELAGAHTVVLSTHILPEVAQVCEKVVIISSGRIVKEDLIANLIQDGQTLEDVFLRAISQEGLPVGLSLATGEEAAQ